The Thioalkalivibrio thiocyanodenitrificans ARhD 1 genome window below encodes:
- a CDS encoding autotransporter assembly complex protein TamA, whose product MPTISPPATQTSAGVRHGLTVLLAALLAVSLGTVRAQSPEITIAGAGEEARENISAHLSIAREDCALPEWRERPLLRRAEQEAREALRALGYYRPEVTLDFLRTEDCWRLTLDVAQGDPVTVRHVDITLDGEAAGDEAFQALIQDSPIREGDRLRHDRYEQLRSALTRLAADRGYLDNRIITRELRVHAEQGYADIVIHMDSGNRYRFGTVTLDQDILDPGYIGKFLPFQEGDPYDSRVLIDLQQRLVDGGYYAEVRVRTDTEARADGHVPIRVTLTPRKKFAYMAGIGASTDIGPRLRLGFEHRYANRAGHRYSTEMELSPVRSGVGFNYEIPLDDPSRERINLMARYQTEDTDTVRSDLYGIGVSHTRQHDSGWIETRSLTYEREDFTVADVTDRTDLLMPGLSFTRVRADHPVSPTRGWRLYGSVRGASEDVVSSVSFLQVHGRAKLIIPLGPGRLLTRAEGGATEANLLTDLPSSVRFFAGGDNSVRGYGYQRLGPTNEDGNVIGGRHLFTASAEYEIPIVGRWRAAAFLDWGNAYDSIDDFDPRTGVGVGVRWISPIGPIRVDIAHPVDGDDRFRLHLTMGADL is encoded by the coding sequence GTGCCCACAATCAGCCCCCCCGCGACCCAGACATCCGCCGGAGTACGTCATGGCCTGACGGTGCTGCTGGCCGCATTGCTGGCGGTCTCCCTCGGCACGGTGCGGGCCCAGTCACCGGAGATCACCATTGCCGGGGCGGGCGAGGAGGCACGGGAGAACATCAGCGCTCATCTGAGCATCGCCCGCGAGGACTGCGCGCTGCCCGAATGGCGCGAGCGGCCGCTGCTGCGCCGGGCGGAGCAGGAGGCCCGCGAGGCGCTGCGCGCCCTGGGATACTACCGGCCGGAAGTGACGCTGGATTTTCTCCGCACCGAGGACTGCTGGCGCCTGACCCTGGATGTGGCGCAGGGCGATCCCGTGACGGTGCGGCATGTGGACATCACCCTGGACGGAGAGGCCGCCGGGGACGAGGCATTTCAGGCGCTGATCCAGGATTCCCCGATCAGGGAGGGGGACCGGCTGCGCCATGACCGCTACGAGCAGCTGCGCAGCGCCCTCACCCGCCTGGCCGCCGACCGCGGTTACCTGGACAACCGGATCATTACGCGGGAACTGCGCGTCCACGCCGAGCAGGGGTACGCGGACATCGTCATCCACATGGACAGCGGGAACCGTTACCGCTTCGGCACCGTCACGCTGGACCAGGACATTCTCGATCCCGGCTATATCGGGAAGTTTCTGCCCTTTCAGGAAGGGGACCCCTACGACAGCCGGGTACTCATCGACCTGCAGCAGCGTCTGGTGGACGGCGGCTACTACGCGGAGGTGCGCGTACGCACCGACACCGAGGCCCGCGCGGACGGCCACGTGCCGATCCGGGTGACCCTGACCCCTCGCAAGAAGTTCGCCTACATGGCGGGTATCGGCGCCTCGACCGATATCGGGCCGCGGCTGCGGCTGGGCTTCGAGCATCGCTATGCCAACCGGGCCGGTCATCGCTACAGCACGGAGATGGAGCTTTCCCCGGTCCGCTCCGGCGTGGGCTTCAACTACGAGATCCCCCTGGACGATCCCTCGCGGGAACGGATCAACCTGATGGCCCGCTACCAGACGGAGGATACGGACACGGTACGCTCGGATCTCTACGGTATCGGCGTCAGCCACACCCGCCAGCATGATTCCGGCTGGATCGAGACCCGCTCGCTCACCTACGAGCGGGAGGACTTTACCGTGGCCGATGTCACCGACCGCACCGACCTGCTCATGCCCGGGCTCTCCTTCACCCGGGTGCGCGCCGACCATCCGGTGAGCCCGACGCGCGGATGGCGGCTCTACGGCAGTGTTCGGGGCGCCTCCGAGGACGTGGTGTCTTCGGTGAGCTTTCTCCAGGTCCACGGCCGGGCGAAGCTGATCATTCCCCTGGGTCCGGGGCGCTTGCTCACCCGCGCCGAAGGCGGCGCCACCGAGGCCAACCTGCTCACCGACCTGCCCTCCTCGGTGCGTTTCTTTGCCGGCGGCGATAACAGCGTACGGGGCTACGGCTACCAGCGGCTCGGGCCCACCAACGAGGACGGCAACGTGATCGGCGGGCGCCACCTGTTCACCGCCAGTGCGGAATACGAGATTCCCATCGTGGGCCGCTGGCGCGCGGCCGCCTTCCTGGATTGGGGCAACGCCTACGACAGCATCGACGACTTCGACCCGCGGACCGGCGTGGGGGTGGGCGTGCGCTGGATCTCGCCCATCGGCCCCATTCGCGTGGACATTGCCCATCCCGTCGACGGCGATGACCGCTTTCGCCTGCACCTGACCATGGGGGCCGACCTGTGA
- a CDS encoding magnesium and cobalt transport protein CorA, with protein sequence MTTLMNKALESIRHSSPEELWRRVDTAVDTEVATVSSAMREGAFGTARLRFLRLAEHSQIRVLERIEVKDAVRLAGGLPTYTVARLYERLPRRLGKTIVQALPEAKRNGVVVILKHRRRV encoded by the coding sequence ATGACCACACTGATGAACAAGGCCCTGGAAAGCATCCGGCACAGCAGCCCCGAGGAACTGTGGCGGCGGGTGGACACCGCCGTCGACACGGAAGTCGCCACCGTCAGCAGCGCCATGCGCGAGGGCGCCTTCGGGACCGCGCGCCTGCGTTTCCTGCGGCTTGCCGAACATTCCCAGATCCGGGTTCTCGAGCGTATCGAGGTCAAAGATGCCGTGCGCCTGGCCGGCGGGCTGCCGACCTATACCGTGGCCCGCCTCTACGAGCGCCTGCCCCGCAGGCTGGGCAAAACCATCGTACAGGCCCTGCCCGAAGCCAAGCGCAACGGCGTCGTGGTCATCCTCAAGCACCGCCGCCGAGTCTGA
- a CDS encoding ABC transporter ATP-binding protein → MTRLLELQDVSVAYGDTTVVHEVSLALNTGVIGCLLGPSGCGKTTLLRATAGFEPVTRGRILLDGGEVSRAGWTLPPERRQVGMVFQDFALFPHLSVAENIGFGIRHLPARARQARVAELLALVGLPSYGDSYPHALSGGQQQRTAVARAMAPRPRLLLLDEPFSSMDVELREELAREVRRILKQEQITAILVTHDQMEAFAMADRIGVMNSGRILQWDTAYNLYHRPAERFVADFIGQGKLLPGTVLNEHQVETEIGVITGLVPEGCGEGDPVDVLVRPDDIRPDDASDISGEVLDKAFRGASFLYTLRLASGGKVLCFAPSHDNFAVGERIGLKLSFNHLVIFPR, encoded by the coding sequence ATGACACGCCTGCTTGAACTCCAGGACGTAAGCGTGGCCTACGGTGACACCACGGTGGTGCACGAGGTCAGTCTCGCCCTCAACACCGGCGTGATCGGCTGCCTGCTCGGGCCCAGCGGGTGCGGCAAGACCACCCTGCTGCGTGCCACCGCCGGTTTCGAGCCGGTGACCAGGGGACGGATCCTGCTCGATGGTGGCGAGGTAAGCCGGGCGGGATGGACTCTTCCGCCGGAACGCCGCCAAGTGGGCATGGTGTTTCAGGATTTCGCCCTGTTCCCGCACCTGAGTGTGGCCGAGAATATCGGCTTCGGCATCCGCCACCTGCCCGCCCGTGCTCGCCAGGCGCGCGTGGCCGAACTGCTGGCGCTGGTGGGTCTGCCCAGCTATGGCGACAGCTACCCTCACGCCCTGTCCGGCGGACAGCAGCAGCGCACCGCGGTGGCCCGGGCCATGGCGCCGCGCCCGCGCCTGCTGCTGCTGGACGAGCCGTTCTCAAGCATGGATGTGGAACTGCGCGAGGAACTGGCCCGCGAAGTGCGCCGCATCCTCAAGCAGGAACAGATCACCGCGATCCTGGTCACCCACGACCAGATGGAGGCCTTTGCCATGGCCGATCGCATCGGCGTGATGAACTCGGGCCGCATCCTTCAATGGGATACCGCCTACAACCTCTACCACCGCCCCGCCGAGCGCTTCGTGGCCGACTTCATCGGCCAGGGCAAGCTGCTGCCGGGTACCGTGCTCAACGAGCACCAGGTGGAGACGGAGATCGGCGTGATCACGGGGCTGGTACCCGAGGGCTGCGGCGAGGGAGACCCGGTGGATGTGCTGGTGCGCCCCGACGACATCCGCCCCGACGACGCCAGTGACATCAGCGGCGAGGTCCTGGACAAGGCATTCCGCGGCGCGAGCTTCCTCTACACCCTTCGCCTCGCCAGCGGCGGCAAGGTGCTCTGCTTCGCCCCCAGTCACGACAACTTTGCGGTGGGCGAGCGCATCGGCCTGAAGCTCTCCTTCAATCACCTGGTGATTTTTCCCCGCTGA
- a CDS encoding ABC transporter permease has product MSAQPENLIAGPPPEEPAAPARTRPGQRRLDLWTVVTLTVAVILALPVLVVFAHVFIPATEVWLHLRETVLADYVVNSLILMLGVGVGVLLLGVPAAWLVSLCDFPGRRAFEWALLLPLAVPAYIIAYTYTGLLDFAGPVQTQIRAWTGWGWGDYWFPQIRSLPGAIAMLSLVLYPYVYLLSRAAFLEQSVCVLEVSRTLGVGPWGGFRRVALPLARPAVITGLSLALMETLADYGTVEYFGIPTFTTGIFRTWFGLGDPAAAAQLAGVMMTFVLVLIVLERYSRRRARFHHTSSRYSRLPRYRLNGWRRAGAVLVCVLPVALGFVIPALQLGLWAMDTTDVWMHPEFLRLVWNSISLAGIAAVLAVVLALVMAYGKRLRPSLPVNAAVRVAGMGYAIPGTVIAVGVILPFAWIDNTVDGFMREHFNVSTGLILSGSLVAVIFAYCVRFLAVSLQTVEAALTKIKPSMDDAARSLGMGPAMVLRRIHMPIMRGSLLTALLLVFVDVLKELPATLILRPFNFNTLAVRAFELASDERLADSASAALAIVLAGIIPVILLSRTISRSRPGHDTPA; this is encoded by the coding sequence GTGTCCGCACAACCGGAAAACCTGATCGCGGGTCCGCCCCCGGAGGAACCCGCCGCGCCCGCACGAACCCGGCCCGGGCAGCGCCGCCTGGATCTCTGGACCGTTGTCACGCTGACGGTGGCGGTGATCCTCGCGCTGCCCGTGCTGGTGGTGTTCGCGCACGTGTTCATTCCCGCCACCGAGGTCTGGCTGCACTTGCGTGAGACCGTGCTGGCCGACTATGTGGTCAACTCCCTGATCCTGATGCTGGGCGTCGGCGTGGGCGTGCTGCTGCTCGGCGTACCCGCGGCCTGGCTGGTCAGCCTGTGCGACTTTCCGGGGCGAAGGGCATTCGAGTGGGCGCTGCTGCTGCCGCTGGCCGTGCCGGCATACATCATCGCCTATACCTACACCGGCCTGCTGGACTTTGCCGGACCGGTGCAGACCCAGATCCGCGCCTGGACGGGCTGGGGCTGGGGCGACTACTGGTTCCCGCAGATACGATCCCTGCCCGGGGCCATCGCCATGCTCTCCCTGGTGCTTTATCCGTACGTGTACCTGCTCAGTCGTGCCGCCTTCCTGGAGCAGTCGGTGTGCGTGCTGGAGGTCTCGCGCACCCTGGGGGTGGGGCCCTGGGGCGGGTTCCGCCGGGTGGCCCTGCCGCTCGCGCGACCGGCGGTGATTACCGGCCTGTCGCTGGCGCTGATGGAGACATTGGCGGACTACGGCACCGTCGAGTACTTCGGGATCCCGACATTCACCACGGGCATCTTCCGCACCTGGTTCGGACTGGGCGACCCTGCCGCCGCGGCCCAGCTCGCAGGCGTGATGATGACCTTCGTCCTGGTGCTGATTGTGCTGGAACGCTATTCAAGGCGCCGGGCACGCTTTCATCACACCAGCAGCCGGTACTCCCGGCTGCCCCGTTACCGCCTGAACGGCTGGCGCCGCGCCGGCGCGGTGCTGGTGTGCGTACTGCCCGTCGCTCTCGGCTTTGTCATCCCGGCGCTGCAACTGGGCCTGTGGGCAATGGACACCACCGATGTGTGGATGCACCCCGAGTTCCTGCGCCTCGTCTGGAACAGTATCTCGCTTGCGGGGATCGCGGCCGTCCTGGCCGTGGTCCTGGCCCTGGTGATGGCCTACGGAAAACGCCTGCGCCCGTCGCTTCCGGTCAACGCCGCCGTGCGCGTGGCCGGCATGGGCTACGCCATTCCCGGCACGGTGATTGCGGTGGGCGTCATCCTGCCCTTCGCCTGGATCGACAACACCGTGGACGGCTTCATGCGCGAGCACTTCAACGTCTCCACCGGACTGATCCTCTCGGGCTCCCTGGTCGCGGTGATCTTCGCGTATTGCGTGCGTTTCCTGGCCGTATCCCTGCAGACCGTCGAGGCGGCGCTGACCAAGATCAAGCCATCCATGGACGACGCCGCCCGCTCCCTGGGCATGGGCCCGGCCATGGTCCTGCGCCGCATCCACATGCCCATCATGCGGGGCAGCCTGCTCACCGCACTGCTGCTGGTGTTCGTCGATGTCTTGAAAGAGCTGCCGGCGACCCTGATACTTCGGCCCTTCAATTTCAACACCCTGGCGGTGCGCGCCTTCGAGCTTGCCTCCGACGAACGGCTGGCGGATTCCGCGAGCGCCGCCCTGGCCATCGTTCTGGCGGGCATCATTCCCGTGATCCTGCTGAGCCGGACCATCAGCCGATCGAGACCCGGACATGACACGCCTGCTTGA
- a CDS encoding Fe(3+) ABC transporter substrate-binding protein, translated as MRTHRIITTVLLMSLSLLPGILPAQGEVNVYSARQEALIKPLTDQFTEETGIRVNIVSARADALLQRLRSEGRNTPADVLITVDAGNLHNAREAGVLQPVRSGILEAAIPASYRDPDGYWYGLSMRARPILYVKDRVDPQELSTYEDLADPKWRGRICVRSSSNVYNQSMTASMIIAHGEEAAEDWARGLTANMARPPQGGDRDQIRAAAAGQCDIAIANTYYLGQMHEGDENDRRAAEAIGVFWPNQDNRGVHVNVSGAGITAHARNRDNAVRLLEFMAGDHAQQWYARANQEYPIKPGVQWSDTLAGFGEFEADGVNLGLLGAYNAAAVRLMDRAGWR; from the coding sequence ATGAGAACCCATCGAATCATCACAACTGTCCTGCTGATGTCGCTCTCGCTGCTGCCCGGGATCCTGCCGGCCCAGGGTGAGGTGAACGTCTACTCCGCCCGCCAGGAAGCGCTGATCAAACCGCTCACGGATCAATTCACGGAAGAGACCGGCATCCGCGTCAATATCGTCAGCGCCCGGGCGGACGCCCTGCTGCAACGGCTGCGCAGCGAAGGCCGCAATACGCCCGCCGATGTCCTGATCACCGTGGATGCGGGCAACCTGCACAACGCCCGTGAGGCCGGGGTCCTGCAGCCGGTGCGCTCCGGGATACTGGAGGCTGCCATCCCCGCAAGCTACCGCGACCCCGACGGTTACTGGTACGGCCTCTCCATGCGCGCCCGCCCCATCCTGTACGTCAAGGACAGGGTCGACCCGCAGGAGCTGAGCACCTATGAGGATCTGGCCGATCCGAAATGGCGCGGCCGGATCTGCGTGCGCTCATCGAGCAACGTGTACAACCAGTCCATGACCGCATCCATGATCATCGCCCACGGCGAGGAAGCCGCCGAGGACTGGGCCCGGGGGCTGACCGCCAACATGGCCCGGCCTCCCCAGGGCGGCGATCGTGACCAGATCCGGGCCGCCGCCGCGGGACAATGCGACATCGCGATCGCAAATACGTATTATCTCGGACAAATGCACGAGGGAGATGAAAACGACCGCAGGGCAGCCGAAGCCATCGGCGTATTCTGGCCCAACCAGGACAACCGGGGTGTACACGTGAACGTCAGCGGGGCAGGCATCACGGCCCATGCACGCAACCGGGACAACGCCGTCCGGCTCCTGGAGTTCATGGCCGGAGACCATGCGCAGCAATGGTACGCCCGGGCCAATCAGGAATACCCGATCAAGCCGGGTGTCCAGTGGAGCGACACCCTGGCCGGTTTCGGCGAGTTCGAAGCCGACGGGGTCAACCTGGGCCTCCTTGGCGCCTACAACGCAGCGGCCGTGCGCCTGATGGACCGCGCCGGCTGGCGCTAG
- a CDS encoding HEAT repeat domain-containing protein, which translates to MSLLRDFKADRLIARLLDPGARAGSGEEHKQLVSRLKRLGDTGIRKLIQALGRSGREESARISDLLGQLLDDRTLPLFSEALTDANHLLASRVSQIMVSRATFDPNRLVDLLGHPQVARAALMEVLEAHKERLDLPVLLRQTYSLEATERNALFRLIGEVADESVIPELLSRISGKDPVVRRHIVRILSRFRTPEVRETLEGLLKDPDKGVRQAALAGLSSQESMDARTLCGMLRDRDLLVQEQAVDAIVRLDAPDTMTHLVPLLHDESEHVRRAAVEVLNSIGTSGAIKELLESVKDADWWVRARSADALARIGGPRVVKAVVDLIRDEDEFIRRSAIEILNSTRDEQSLSHLIDALEDSDWWVRERAVDALANIGNKAAVPALVRMLKRDQKAAPTVLRALAKLGDERVIHAVLEQLRKSDVPVQMEALHTLGALAGSENAGKIGDAILRYTAKAAPEIREAAEEVCDRLRAKYSTAASLGSGKQESADEAMALSMLQSPSDSGVRQALPAGGPVLDVAALSTGDMLGDRYRYVRRVGRGAFGTVLLVEDVIIAETVILKILHAQMAADEEMIRRFVQEMRLSRKITHENVIRIYDFLNIQGLLAISMEYFPSRTLAAYLEGSEPLALQTAIRYARDIASGMAAAHETGVVHRDLKPGNVLINNRGLVKIVDFGVAAARAAGDQQLTRTGVLIGTPKYMAPEQVLGKPVDARADIYALGVLMYEMLAGTLPYTGEDQMAIMYQHVQGNARPVNEINPDVPRTLGAVVARLMALSPDDRYQSMDEVRRALTGFLD; encoded by the coding sequence GTGAGTCTGCTGCGTGATTTCAAGGCCGACCGCCTCATTGCGCGCCTGCTCGACCCCGGTGCGCGTGCAGGCAGCGGCGAAGAGCACAAACAGTTGGTGTCCAGGCTGAAGCGCCTGGGCGATACCGGTATCCGCAAGCTGATCCAGGCGCTGGGGCGATCGGGCCGCGAGGAGTCTGCCCGCATCAGTGATCTCCTGGGGCAGCTCCTGGACGACCGGACCCTGCCCCTGTTCAGCGAAGCGCTCACGGACGCCAACCATCTGCTGGCGAGCCGGGTCTCGCAGATCATGGTCAGCCGTGCCACCTTTGACCCCAACCGGCTGGTGGATCTGCTGGGTCATCCGCAAGTCGCCAGGGCAGCGCTGATGGAGGTCCTCGAAGCGCACAAGGAACGCCTGGACCTGCCCGTCCTGCTGCGCCAGACGTACTCATTGGAAGCCACAGAGCGCAATGCGCTGTTCCGGTTGATCGGCGAAGTGGCCGACGAGTCGGTGATCCCGGAATTGCTCAGCCGGATCTCGGGCAAGGATCCTGTGGTGCGCCGGCATATTGTGCGGATCCTCTCCCGGTTCAGGACGCCGGAGGTGCGCGAGACCCTCGAGGGCCTGCTCAAGGATCCGGACAAGGGGGTGCGCCAGGCGGCCCTCGCCGGGCTCTCGTCCCAGGAGTCGATGGACGCGCGTACTCTGTGTGGCATGTTGCGTGACCGGGATCTGCTGGTTCAGGAGCAGGCCGTCGACGCGATCGTGCGTCTGGATGCACCCGATACCATGACCCACCTCGTCCCTCTGCTGCATGACGAGTCCGAGCACGTGCGCCGCGCCGCGGTGGAGGTGCTCAACAGTATCGGCACCTCCGGGGCCATCAAGGAACTGCTGGAGTCGGTCAAGGACGCGGACTGGTGGGTGCGTGCCCGTTCCGCGGATGCGTTGGCCAGGATCGGCGGGCCGCGGGTGGTCAAGGCTGTGGTCGACCTGATCAGGGATGAGGACGAATTCATCCGCCGCTCCGCCATCGAGATCCTCAACTCCACACGGGACGAGCAATCCCTGAGCCATCTCATCGATGCTCTGGAGGACTCCGACTGGTGGGTGCGGGAACGGGCCGTGGACGCCTTGGCCAATATCGGCAACAAGGCTGCCGTACCTGCCCTGGTACGGATGCTCAAGCGCGACCAGAAAGCGGCGCCGACGGTGTTGCGTGCACTGGCCAAGCTGGGCGATGAACGAGTCATTCACGCGGTGCTTGAACAGCTCAGGAAATCGGACGTGCCCGTGCAGATGGAAGCATTGCATACCCTGGGCGCACTGGCCGGGTCCGAAAACGCCGGCAAGATCGGTGACGCCATCCTGCGGTACACGGCGAAGGCCGCCCCCGAGATCCGGGAGGCCGCCGAGGAGGTGTGCGATCGCCTGAGGGCCAAGTATTCCACGGCGGCTTCGCTGGGATCCGGCAAACAGGAATCCGCGGATGAAGCCATGGCGCTTTCCATGCTGCAGTCCCCGAGTGATTCCGGCGTGCGCCAGGCCTTGCCGGCAGGCGGTCCCGTCCTGGATGTGGCCGCGCTGTCAACAGGCGACATGCTGGGAGACCGCTACCGCTACGTGCGGCGGGTCGGTCGGGGCGCCTTTGGCACGGTGCTCCTTGTGGAGGACGTGATCATCGCGGAAACGGTGATCCTCAAGATCCTGCATGCGCAGATGGCCGCCGACGAGGAAATGATCCGCCGCTTCGTTCAGGAGATGCGCCTGTCGCGAAAGATCACCCATGAGAACGTCATCCGTATCTATGATTTCCTCAATATCCAGGGCCTTCTGGCCATTTCCATGGAGTACTTTCCATCCCGGACCCTGGCCGCGTACCTGGAGGGGAGCGAACCGCTGGCACTGCAGACAGCCATCCGTTATGCGCGCGACATTGCCAGCGGGATGGCCGCTGCCCATGAGACCGGCGTGGTGCATCGCGACCTCAAGCCGGGTAACGTGCTGATCAACAACCGCGGACTGGTGAAGATCGTGGACTTCGGCGTGGCCGCCGCCCGTGCCGCCGGCGATCAGCAACTCACGCGTACGGGCGTGCTGATCGGCACCCCCAAGTACATGGCGCCCGAGCAGGTGCTGGGCAAGCCCGTGGATGCGCGCGCCGACATCTACGCCCTTGGCGTATTGATGTACGAAATGCTTGCGGGCACGCTCCCGTACACCGGTGAGGACCAGATGGCGATCATGTATCAGCATGTGCAGGGCAATGCCAGGCCGGTGAACGAGATCAACCCGGACGTGCCCCGGACCCTGGGTGCGGTGGTGGCGCGGTTGATGGCGTTGTCCCCCGACGATCGTTATCAAAGCATGGATGAGGTCCGTCGGGCACTGACGGGCTTTCTCGACTGA
- a CDS encoding type IV pilus twitching motility protein PilT — protein sequence MARINAFLKLGREQGCSDLHLAVGVPPMLRMNGELMPIKFRDLGERELEGYVLEILTPSQRQRFDSGEDLDFSYVAEEVGRFRVNLFRKATGVGATFRHVPASVPSLDELGLPEVVRELIGHHQGMVLITGSTGTGKSTTLAAIIDHINATRSVNILSLEDPIEFVHESKQAQVIQREVGTHVTSYANGLRAALREDPDVILVGELRDAESITMAMIAAETGHLVLGTLHTTSAVKTIDRILDAIPLELREQGKTFLSQNLHGVLTQSLVKSADGRGRRAVVETLLITRAIAKMIMTDKIHQIPSQMQTGRERGMQLLDQALMEALERKLIDPDDAYLHANDKKMFQRFVTDASLLPKINLAGG from the coding sequence ATGGCGCGGATCAACGCATTCCTGAAGCTGGGCCGCGAACAGGGGTGCTCCGACCTGCACCTGGCGGTCGGGGTGCCGCCCATGCTGCGTATGAACGGCGAACTGATGCCCATCAAGTTCCGCGATCTCGGGGAGCGGGAGCTGGAGGGTTACGTGCTGGAGATCCTGACGCCTTCCCAGCGACAGCGATTCGACAGCGGCGAGGATCTGGACTTCTCCTACGTGGCCGAGGAAGTGGGACGGTTTCGGGTCAACCTGTTCCGCAAGGCCACGGGGGTTGGCGCCACGTTTCGTCATGTGCCGGCTTCAGTGCCTTCCCTGGATGAACTGGGGTTGCCGGAGGTGGTCCGGGAACTGATCGGGCATCACCAGGGAATGGTGCTGATCACGGGATCCACGGGTACGGGAAAGTCCACCACCCTGGCGGCCATCATCGATCACATCAATGCCACCCGGTCCGTGAACATCCTGAGCCTCGAGGATCCCATCGAGTTCGTCCATGAGAGCAAGCAGGCACAGGTGATTCAGCGTGAGGTGGGCACCCACGTGACCAGTTACGCCAATGGGCTGCGCGCCGCCCTGCGCGAGGATCCGGACGTGATTCTGGTGGGTGAGCTGCGCGACGCCGAATCCATCACCATGGCCATGATCGCGGCCGAAACGGGGCATCTGGTGCTCGGGACCCTGCACACCACGTCCGCGGTGAAGACCATCGATCGCATCCTGGACGCCATACCCCTGGAATTGCGCGAACAGGGCAAGACGTTTCTGTCCCAGAACCTGCACGGTGTGCTCACACAGTCGCTGGTGAAAAGCGCCGACGGAAGGGGACGGCGTGCCGTCGTGGAGACGCTGCTCATTACCCGCGCCATTGCCAAGATGATCATGACGGACAAGATCCACCAGATCCCTTCACAGATGCAGACCGGCCGGGAACGGGGCATGCAGCTCCTGGATCAGGCGCTCATGGAGGCCCTGGAAAGGAAACTCATCGATCCGGACGATGCCTACCTGCACGCCAATGACAAGAAGATGTTCCAGCGATTCGTGACCGATGCCTCCCTGTTGCCCAAGATCAACCTGGCGGGGGGGTAG
- a CDS encoding type IV pilus twitching motility protein PilT produces the protein MKRVDALLARMVEMDGSDLHMIAGDPPRIRVYGDLKRLEEDSMSAEAVSDSLAEVMPEHARQVFEREDGVDFAYEIQGLSRFRVNVFRQINGLGAVFRAIPSRSMNMDELGLPPVVSSLSMQRHGLLLVTGKTGSGKSTTLAAVVDDINARRKGHIITIEDPIEFLHERKRSLVSQRQVGLHTPSFASALRSALREDPDVILVGEMRDLETISLAVTAAETGILVLGTLHTSGAASTVDRIINTFPSQKQGQIRTMLSTSLRGVVSQQLARRADRRGRVAAIEILVNTPAVSNLIREGRSDQLESTMQSGALVGMQTMDGALRRLLEAGTITGAEAYERSINKSEFESVRDQGA, from the coding sequence ATGAAGCGCGTCGATGCATTGCTGGCCCGTATGGTGGAGATGGACGGCTCGGACCTGCACATGATCGCCGGGGATCCGCCGCGCATCCGGGTCTACGGGGATCTCAAGCGGCTGGAAGAAGATTCCATGAGCGCCGAGGCCGTTTCCGACAGCCTGGCGGAGGTGATGCCCGAGCATGCGCGCCAGGTCTTCGAGCGGGAGGATGGCGTGGATTTCGCCTACGAGATCCAGGGGCTGTCGCGGTTCCGCGTGAACGTGTTCCGGCAGATCAACGGCCTGGGGGCGGTGTTTCGGGCCATCCCCTCGCGTTCCATGAACATGGACGAACTGGGTCTGCCTCCGGTCGTGTCGAGCCTCAGCATGCAGCGTCATGGCCTGCTGCTGGTCACCGGCAAGACCGGTTCAGGAAAGTCCACGACCCTGGCCGCCGTGGTGGACGACATCAACGCCCGGCGCAAGGGCCATATCATCACCATCGAGGACCCCATCGAGTTCCTGCACGAGCGCAAACGTTCGCTGGTCAGTCAGCGCCAGGTGGGACTGCATACGCCGAGTTTCGCCAGTGCCCTGCGTTCGGCGCTTCGAGAGGATCCGGACGTGATCCTGGTGGGTGAAATGCGGGATCTGGAAACGATCAGCCTGGCGGTCACCGCCGCCGAAACGGGCATTCTGGTGCTGGGGACCCTGCACACCAGCGGTGCGGCGTCCACCGTGGATCGCATCATCAATACCTTCCCGTCCCAGAAACAGGGCCAGATTCGCACCATGTTGTCCACGTCACTGCGCGGCGTGGTTTCACAGCAGCTCGCGCGCCGCGCCGACCGCCGTGGCCGGGTGGCCGCCATCGAGATCCTGGTCAATACCCCGGCCGTCTCCAACCTGATCCGGGAGGGCCGTTCGGATCAGTTGGAGAGCACCATGCAAAGCGGCGCGCTGGTGGGCATGCAGACCATGGACGGGGCCCTGAGGCGCCTGTTGGAGGCGGGTACCATCACCGGCGCCGAGGCCTACGAAAGATCCATCAACAAAAGCGAGTTCGAGTCTGTCAGGGACCAGGGCGCCTGA